The sequence taaaaaaaaaaacaaagaaacacaCATAGGAAAGCTAGCTATGTATCACGTTcttgtatgtatatatagagaagaagaagaaacaagATTGTTAAATAAAATGACGACCGTAGGTGGTGAAGTTAAAGAAAAGGAGAGCGAAAGAAGGCTGAGAGTGTTATGCCTACATGGGTTTAGGACCAGCGGAGATATCATCAAGAAACAACTCAACACCAAGTGGTCGGAATCTGTTCTACACAAAATGGATCTTGTTTTTGTCAACGGACCTTTTCCATGTCGGGGATCGCCCAGGGTCGAAGGAATCTTTGATCCTCCGTATTACGAGTGGTTCGCTTACAACGAGGTCAGCTTTTTgcaaaccttttttttttttttttttgtagtcaTTCATGACATGGGATTTTGGATTGCTGATTGCTTGGAATGTTGTTTCTGTTAGGATTTTACAGAATACGAGGATTTCGATGAGTGTCTTGCTTACATAGAAGATTGCATGGTTCAGTACGGACCGTTTGATGGGCTTCTTGGCTTCTCACAGGTACTGTACTGTCATCATGTGTATTTGCACGAACATATCATAGTTAAGTGTCCGGTGAATATCATCTGATTTACGTTAAAAACAATTCAGGGAGGAATTCTATCTGCTGCACTGCCTGGATTACAAGCCAATGTAAGTCCGGTTCCGGCTTTTAACGGTTCTTTAATGTGGATATTTGGGTGTAATGCTACTAAGTGTGGTTGAGTTGCAGGGTGTGGCTCTCACAAAGGTACCCGAGATCAAATTTGTGATCGTACTTGGGGCAGGAAAGTTCCAGAAACCGTCGGTGGTGCGAGTGTCTTATCCAGCGCCGGCACATTGCAAATCAGTGCATTTCATAGGTTGGATATGTTGTCTTTAATCTGCCTGCCTTAATTGTCTGCTTCTCCAATGATTTGTGGTGAAATggcccttttttttttaatcttttcatAGACAGCCGGAGATATGTAAAGCTAGGAATTTTACTTGGAGAAAGCATACTTAGCTTCCAATTGACTTGTATTATTATTACACAGGGGCCACAGATTTCTTGAACCCTTATAGTGTTCTGCTGGTCAAAGAGTTTGTGGATCCTGTGGTGATTCATCATCCCAAAGGCCACACTTTTCCAAGATTTGGTGAAGTATTTTTGTAGCTTTTTTTTTCTGTCAAATTAAACTACATAACAGATATAGCCAAATGAATGACAGTATGTTTCTTGCCGTCCAGATGAGCAAAGTTTGAAGACCATGCTAAGCTTTCTTGACAAGTTACTGGAAGAGGTTAAAGGAGTGGAAGAGCAAGAAATGGAGGCAAATAACACAGAGGGATAACAAAAATTGATGCTTCAAATTAAATGCCACGCTTATGCTATTCATAAGAGGAATTTAAGGAGAGaattatagtatttttattttattttcttagtttttcttttttctgGGAACTGCAAATTACACTTTGATGTTGGCTTGTGTAACCATTGTCACCGCGATTAATGAAATAAGAACGAAATCTCAATTGTAGTACCCTGTGTGCAGCATCGACACAACCGTACTTCAGACAGCTAATAGTATCCCTTGTGCATTTGAAAAAGGTGCTCAACACATAACCAAGGCTACTTCTGTTCCACCACGATCCAATGGTATAGTGTTAGAACTTAGAAGTTCTCTCGTCTTCTTCCGACGTAACATAGAAttactttcattttttttaaaatttaatttcatgTGTGGTAGTAGCCCATGTGAGTAGAATTAAGCATGCACTCTATAATGAGCAACTCTGTAACCAAAGTAAAAttgtgaaaagaaaaaaaaaatcaagaaaagaGGGAAAACAGCAAATAATTTAGACTGAGTTGTAACAttttctatatatatgtatgcacatatatattaaattttaacacATTGCCTAACATATAGTACACCCACTAGCTACAGCAAGAATCTTCAGAAATATCTATACCAAAAATGTTTGTTCCTACGGAATTTGGGCAATTTCAAGCAAAATTTTATGTAAAGACTGAGGCTTTGAGAAAAAAGGACAATGGTCGCTGCCTTTGATCTTGAAGACTCCTTCGGGTGGGTTTTCTCTCACAAGCTTTTCTTGTACATCTGGCGAAAGGGCATGATCATCCAGCGTTTGAATGTAGAATCGACGTCCAGTTCCATACTTTTCTTCTGATACACACAGTTTCTCCATCATGGGAATAAGAGGAATGGGTCTCATGGAAACCATAGCTAAAGCAACATCCTGGAAcaagatgataaaaatcatgCAGTTGGTCTAAGTGTGACAAGAAAAAAATCGTATACTTCATATTCTTCGAATGTGTTAAACGATCATTCCAACAACCAAATTCAGTCAAAATCAAAATGCACCCGACAAGATGAAGTCTTGTATTTCAGATTACAAGATAAAAATGTCAAAACTTGGTACATTTCACTTGTTCATAGTTAAAATACATATTGAAGGAAAATAAAGGATTTATATACAGGTTCAAAAACGCCAAACAAATTATGGTATGCCTGACATAAAAAAAACACACTTTCAAAAGCAAATGGCATAAGCAATCGCTTTTCAAGATTATGTGTGTTTGGATCGAGAAACCACCGCATCATATTGAGCTGTTACGTTACTTCATATCCGACCCAGCGGTAGCTCTAGTTATGTTCATTCTGATTTCACCAAGTTACAATGACGTACTTATTCGAGGTTGTACTCATAAAAGACAACAGATCATCACACTAAATGGCAAACTGAAAATGAATGTGTAGTGAAGAAACATTATGTAATGCTACGTAAACATTTCACAAATCTTAAATATGATCCATACTACAAAATTAGTAAAGATTCCCACAAAACTCTGTTGGATGTGAACATACCTTAGCAGGAGATTGATTAAAATATAACCCATGCATTTGTTGTTTTTCAAACATGAATGCCGTTGGAGGATTGTCTTTACCATTACCATAAATCAGAGACTTCGACTCAGGTGAAAAAATTTCTGCAGAACCAAGCTGCAAGAGAATTATGTCAATACACAAAATAACTGAAAAAAAGTACCACAAATGCGTGACGTAGTCCACAAGAACATGATGTCCTGTCACATGTGTGCCTGCTAAAAAAACCAGGCTAGATGGAAACGGGAAAATTCGCTGACGGATCATGACAGATGATAAAGGTAATGAAGACCAACATATTCATTTTCTATGAAGGAAACAGACAAAGTTTGAATCATTTTCTCATAGGCCAGTGGAATTTTAAAATGTAATTTCGAGAAATTCAGATTAATTATGAGTTCCAATGTTCCAGTGATTTCGGACATAGCATCAAGCTACTTTCACAGAGAAAAGAAACTTCGAGACAGAACTTTAAACACACCTCTTCAGCAAACACATCAAAAGGCCTCTGACCATTAGATATCATTGTAGCGCAAAGGTATATGGCTTTTGATATCTTCTCCGGGAGATGTTCTAACGCATAGGAAATGCAAGCACCTCCACTACTGTGGCCAACCAATATTACCTGCAAAGACTCACCTGTCACTCAGCCTGCAACCAATGCCTGTCGATAGAAACTAAAAGTGGACTTAAAATCAACTATAACTTCCAAGTACTTCCTACCTTTTCATCCTCCGACAATTTCTGCAGAAAATCAATCAACGGTTTTGAGTACTCTGCCAGTGTAGCGACCTTGTTTGTATCAGTTAGGTCAATACCAGATCCTGATAGATCCAAGGCTGTAGGAAGTAACCCTGATTCCTCGAGTGATGCAATAGTTTTATACCAACACCAAGCTCCGAATCCTTCGCCATGTACCAAAacaaatttctttgttttgAGATTCTCCAAAAACTCTGGTAACTGTAAATGATACAATTATAAAACGAGTGAAACAAATGTTTGAATATTAGATAActtgcaaataaaaaaaaaaaaaaaagattatccCTTAAGGACATCTTTAGGGGCTTGTGCTCGTCTAAAGAAAATGCTTGCAAAAATATCCAACCAGCCAACTGACAAGTGATAAGTAACTCAAAGGAGTAGTGGCATATCTTTAATCTTTCAAGAAACcatataaaaatcaaaccaccCTTTGCACCAAAGTTTATTAAATATCCCAAAAAGGACTCCTCAGGCATAAAAATAAGAACCACCTTTCTACTTTCTCAATGGAAAAGTCCATAAATCCCAACTTTTTCCACCCTTTGAACAGGGTCATGAATCTTGGCCACACTTTCTATGTACGGCAAAAAGAATAAATACAAAATAAGAGATAACACAAATGACCGAACCTTTTTCCCTTTAGATCCTAATCGTGGCTCcccaaattcaaaacaaaaatccaGCCACAGAAATACCAGTAAATTAACAAGGAAATTAGAGCAGACTTCAAAAGAAGCAAAAACAAGCATAAGGCACCACaaacataaaatttatttcACCTGTTTATTATTAGCAGGGGCATTAGAAAAAGGGTCAGACAAATTGGTGGTGCGGCGGCGAGAGCTGGTGGATCCAATTCGCCTAGACATGGACCCATTCTCAAATCTCTGAGAAAGCTGATGCTGCTGAATAGCCATAGCAAGCGCTTGCCTGTGCAGCAATTCCTCCTCTGTTGCACCCTTCCTCTTAGACAACGAACCCCTTTTACTCCTTGATCCAATCCCACCATTCTTGCTATCTTTCTTAGGCATGCACATGAGCTTATTCCCCATTTCGGAAAAGCAAAGATTGAATTTTTAACAAAGCCCGGATATAGTTTTCTTGGTTAGTCAGCAAAAAAACCAGAGAGGCAGGAATTGCATTCGAGGGTAAGAGAAACAAGTAGGTGGTGTGGGAGAAGAGTGGTTTTATTTTTAGAATACTGCCTAATAATGTAATTGCGGTgattaaattaactaaaaaaccaaaataaaatcGTATAGGAACAAGGACCCGAAAACCAGCTCAACTGCAAATTTAAGCAAGCAATTTAATGCAAGTAATCTTTTTCAACGTTCATTGTCTGCTTGCACTGACTCCCACTCCCATTGAGGTGGAGACAAAACAACAATATGGCCAATTTTTTTACtagtatttttttctttttttctgacaagtcttaatatttattttatctttGTGTTTCTTGTTCTCTTGTTCCTTCATTTTCCCCTTTCTGTTATTGTCTTTTTCGCCATTGAATAACATCGCCTTCGCCATTCATAAAGGTCTAATGATAACGAGTCATCGAAATCCCGATTTCATGATTAGTCATTTGAAGAACATTTTAATGTTAATATTAATATGAACAATCACTTTTGGATcaaatttgaatattttaaaaagaaaacagtttttaaatttaaattttcttaaTTCTCACGCTAAGAGTTCGTAATCCTCAATGAGTTGGCAATGTCCGGTCTTAAGGGGAAAAGCGGTTGATTCCTTTccaaaaattttggtttttattttggtTCAAGTCAAAAAGATGCGATAATTTAATGGCCTAAGAATTAGTTGATTGACCGGAAACTTAACACTTCAAATTatagaatatttaaagtgtatGAAAAGTGAGGGTCCATCCATATGTATTCAAACTTTCTTTTCCATACAGGAAAAAGACACATGCATCAAACCTTGCAGTAAAGCAATATTATTAATGAACGATCTCTCTTAGCCAAGAAAGATCATTTATTAATGAACGACTACGGTTTTCAtgtcataaaaaaatttttaaaaaaatgaccaAGTCACGTTTTTAATGATTTGAtcataaatttataattaaagtACTAGCATTAATCATCAATCAATGTTCCCCGGCAGCTctagattctgaaaatttaaaaagaCAATACAACTAATCAAATTTATACCCTCTGAAGAAATCAGAGGAAACTTGTAACAACTCTGCAAATTGTAATCTAGAGCAATTTGGTTCACCATTCGCATATTAATGGGAAGAATGAAACTTTACTACGCAATACAGAATTACAGATGAGCAGGAGAAGTGCTACGGCCAGTGAGACTTGTATCGGAATGTGACCACGACTTTGAAATCAAACTAAGTAGAAATATGTTCTTAGACAATTACATTCACACATAGGCAGCCTAAAGTTCCTAAGAAGCTTTCTTAGGATCCTCATCTTCCTCATCGTCATCAGAATCACCACTTTCTCGAAACCGTGGGTTTTTCTCCTGAAAAATCAAAATGACAATGGATATGATGAGGACCAGAGACATGGCGTTTTCCCCATAATTCAGTTGATTCTTAAAATACAAAACATAGGTAATCAGATGAGAGTGGGGTCCAAAAATACAAACAGGCTTCAGTAATCCAATAAATCTCAATTAGATAGCGTAAATGAGACCTTAGCATACATCTTAGCTGtgattaaaagaaaaaaagcaTACATCTTAGCTAAGCTTTTGTTATCAAATAAAACAATCCCCAAAGCTTTCAACAGTTTGCAACATAGTCGTACATAGAGCAACGTTGAATGGTTGAAACAAACAGAAGCAGCAGCAGATCAATTTGGGACGAGATTTTAAGTAATAACAGGTTGAAAAAAGTATTGTCCTAGATTAACAACAAAAACTCACAGGTCTGGATACATGCTCTGGAATTCTCCGGTATACATAATCTGACCTTCTCTTTGAGAACTCTGAACCCCCACGGTCATCGTCCCGGTATCGTTTACGAGGGTAATCTGTTTTTTCAAAGTATGGCAGCAACCAATGAGTTTTAGACTAGACGACAAAGACAGTTTATGCCTCAACAATAAGAATACCTCTGCCATGGCGGTTAGGTCGCCCCTGATAATAGTTTCCACTATGTCCACCAACTACAAAAATTGAAGGTCATAAATAAGAGCAGTAGGTTCATAGACACAAAGATTAAACACCAGCATGTAGCTAAATCCTCTGAAGATATTCAATACAACCACTTACTAATCCATATACTATGTACCATGCGTAGAGTTATAGATTTACTCATGTCATAAAATATATCCTACAGAAAAGTAAAACTCCAAACATGTATGAACAACATATACTTCAGCAATTCAATATTACAAGCAAGATGATGAACTTGCCGTGTTTCAATATCTATGCATCCATAAGCAAATGAAAATCAGTAAACGGCCATcgaggaaaaatatttttaaattgtgGTTAAATATTTATACAGAAGAttatacgtgtgtgtgtgtttttttttttttttggaaggaaATGGAGATTTTaggagtatttttttttttttttttagattgatTTTACGAGTATTCTGTGTGCACATAAAGTGAAAAAAATCCAACAAGGACCTTTAGTTTTGTGATCGAAGCCAagcaaatcaattttaaaattgcATGCCCACTCACAGTCAGGTGTCATAACGGCTGGAAAACTGGCACCATAATCCACTAGCTGCCTCTGTGCTTCCAACTCTTTTTGTACTAACTTACCATAACCACCTCTACGTACAATAAATCAAGGAAATTTACAGACAGATATTAAATAACAGTATACCGGTGGATATTCTTGATCTTTTTACTATAGAATTGTAAGGCATAAAAATTTCAACCAATATACAAGCGAAAAACAGAATGACATGCACAATGGCaccccggggggggggggggcggtgGGGGGGTTGGTTGTTTGGGGTGGTGGTGGAAAGGGATGGGACCTAAAAAATCCAGTAAGACATGGTATAGATGATAAAGGCTAGAGCCTATCTGTTTGACAGAACTCTAATATAAGTCTTATCACAGTTCCAAAACCGATCATTCCAATCCTAATAGACAAGGGAACCATAACGATGTATCTCATGAGGTAATAAaactaattaaatttaattattcaaTAATTTTATTAGAGAATCTCACGAATATTTTATATTTCACTAAAAAAGACTTTAAAATATGGTTAGAATttatattatgaaaatttaaGTAGTTTATATTACATAAATTAGATTGACTAATTATCCTCGCGACCCTAGaacttatgaaaaattacaatttcagTTACGATTTCACATAATTTTGGTTGTAATTTATTTATAGgaatcaaaatcaaaaaatgATTTTGCTTTTGATTATTTAGAGACGGTTCTGGTTTCGGTTCACGGTTCCGTCAACTCCAACATAGTAATGCTCCTCAAAATACACAGTAGTTCCCTCAGAATTGAAAGCATGCAAAATCTTTTCAAAGAATATTAGCAATTTCATAAGAAAACCAAGTAAAATCAAGAAATGAATCCAAAAATTTAAGAAGTTGAAATAATAGTTGTTCTAAACAATAGGTTAAAAGGATATCTGGATCATAGTCAGTCCGATACTCATCCCTCACCtgggaaaaagaaaaagaatcaATTAGTTCTAAAAGTTGTTAGGAGGTTGAAGAAAAATTATTTGCATCACCTGCCCACCACTTCGACCACGACCCCACTGTCTGCCCTCTTGATACCCCCAATCAAAATCAACACGGATAGGACGATCATCGAGAATTGTACCACtaatatatttcacacaatctTCAGTATCATCTCTAGAGTAGTACCTGACAAGCACAAGGTTCCAACATGAAACCATATGATATAAAACAACTTTCCACATTGTTATATCTCAAAGAGTATAAGGATGAACAACATAAAGCAATCAAGTATTATAGAAACTTAAAAGCTACATAACAGAAATGGAAAATATTAATCTGTTACAACTTAAATCACCTCAAAGACATAAATCAGCAGAAAAGGACATCAGAATTGGACAAAATAGCTACTATTAGTGTTACTGCAAAAATGTGTCATTTTCTTCAACATTTACCAGAAAAGTTTTTAAGAAGTATCAAGTATATAATGGCACATACTCATGAATTGATCGATGTATTAATTTTGAAGAAAAGCTACCCGACTTTTGGCACATAATTCAAGTTAATAATATGCTAGGAAATATGTGTGtttatgaaaaaattattttccctaacAAAAATTGTATTATGTTTTCTGAATTATGATTTGAAAGCAATTGGATATATTTTATAGCATTTCTATGTTAGAAAAAATATATCCTATAAATATTACACCATATCTATACTAAACAGCTGAAATCAATTTAATAAACTTCCAGCCCATCCGATGTCACTTTTTATTTCTGAGATGATCAAAAGAAGgaaatgttaaaaaaatttccGGCTTAGAACTAATACCAAAGGAACTAGAGTATATCAATTTAACGTGAAGGCTTACACAACAAAGCAGAATCCACATGGTGTTTTAGAGTTCTTATCCAAACCCATGATTATCTTCTTAATCTCTCCAGTTCGAGAGAATAGCTCATACACTTGCTCCTCTGTTGTGTAAAATGACATGTTTCCAACATAAACTGTGGTCGAGTTTAACAGAAcctcttcaaattcttcctgTGTCCCAGAAAACCTCCTATCCCGATAAGCTGATATCTTGTTCGGATCCTAAGGCAAAGTTAAAACAATAAATATAGTAAATTGGCAACGCACCAAGAACAAGAAATTAAGAGTAAAGCATGTACAATTTCTGAAGTATGTGGTGCCGCATTAACTGCTGAATGATCAACTATCCCACAAATCCCCAACAGAAATTATGAAGTGATAATGGACGAACCCAGAAGCTTATACCGTGCaatatcaaaattaaaatgccaaaaagatcaaaaaataattaaaaaacccACAAACTGTATCAAAAGAAACCGCGCCAAAGTCGTGAGATTGAGGAGAAAAGAAAGCAAAAATCCGTGAAGCATAAAGCACAACACTTTATGAAGAACAAACAAAGAGCTCAAAATCCCTAGCTGCAAACTGGAGTTCCATAGTGCAAGTGCGGCATAATGAACACAAAGATACTGTTCAAGAACCTTCAAGTGCTCTTAAATAGTTAAAGAGAGTGCGTTAGATGGGGGGAAAACGAGAATTACCTTAAAAAGGGAGGCCATCACAAATTTCTGCAAGACAAACCAGAAAAGTAAATTCGTGAGAAATTAAAACCACCAGTACCAACGATGACACATATGCTATATACTGGATCGACCCGCCGTGAAATCGCACCGAAGAGTTCGGCAGCGATGAAGAACACTTGCCTGCTGGTGACGACGAGCGGCTAGGCTTGGGTTCAGCCGGGTTTGGGTTGTTCTGGGCTTCGATTTGCCCTTTTGGGCTTCTTTACTTTCTGGGCCTCTTTCTTTTCACCTTTTGGGATAAAACTTCTGGGCTTCTTTCTAAGTACTAGCCAGCCGAACACAGCGTCTGTAATGAAAATACAACACATTTATAATAAATAGAGACTAACATTTTAGATATTCAATTGGTtactgatgcgatcatggatagctcgccTGTTGATCAAGTTCCGTTagagatgccaagaggaccgaTTACGAGAGGACGAGCTAAAAAATTCAAAGATGCGCTTCAATCGTTGATAATGAacattggaatgcttgaagatcattttgagggatgttataatcttattgaagtccaaaaaaGTCAAGAGAGTAGaggaaatatcaaagaaaacataaAAAGAGGTGACAAGACCCGAgaggtatgcgcgcccgcgcctcattgacgcgcgcccgcgcctgatccGTTGTTTTTAAGatttcaggacagagttctatgcgcgcccgcgcctgcacTCTCTCTCACACAGTTCGgcgttttgtgtgtgtgcgagactttttgatattttggcattattttctatttttgagagttttattcctactaggaaacttttaggatatatctttgatatctttagctatattttgaattattttgcgatatcttttattattttgtagttgtattataaatacaacatatacattcattattaaaaataacaattaagatttcagattattgattactcaatacaaaattctctctagaattttattaagcttttgcttacccaaaaatcaaacttatcaaagttttcaactttgtggcgtttgtcgattgattatcctcgtgggttgtcagaaacaggttttctgaaggtcccgttgtgatcaattgttttcttcgtgattactgttgctagtttcgttgtaagctagaggtggttaatccaaaaatttttacttatttttaagatcgggcaatttcttgatttcttttgttattggattgagggtacgattttaatatagtcgtgtttgccttccatacattaagaattcatatcatttggtatcagagcaaaggttttgaatcaagtaagtatctatcttcatctatctctgttcttcgcgttcttcttacCCGTTCTTCATCGTTCTTCGTTGGAATATTTCCTTCGTCGAATTTttgtgtcgtttctttcaaacttgttatccaagtctcgtgtcttgtgctacaagttataaaaaaaaaatcgatcaaaaaaaaatagaaaggatcgaaagcttcaaaaaaaaaaaaaaaaaagaaatattgaagaagcaagataacttgttgtcaattgttcatccttgggttcAAGTCAAAATTCGAGTGTTCATAAATTTATTCATCTTGTTTTTGTCAGTTTTCGAGAgtcaatcttcaagtgtctacaagttgtgagcttgagagtttgattcacttttaccaagcaaaagcctacataaattttgagtgacaaaaaaaaaaaaaaagagtgattgagtgaaTTCGTTTGGAGGGACTTATGAGAACTTGTGTGGGGAATTTTATTACTAatttttttcttgcaggtacgatGAGTTCAAATAgtcaaaaattttcaaagaaagatTTGAGTACAATGATAAGGAAAGCAATGAGAGCGGAGTTGGAAACAATGCATGAAAGGATAAGTAAACTTGAAGTTAGTGAGGATGATGAGAGTTTTGGTGAGAATTCGGGTAGGAATAGGCGAGGTCAAGACGATGGAAGAAATAGAAGAGAAGCAATGCGAGGGAGGTATACTGAAGGGGGTAGAGAAGATGGGAATATTAATGGGATTAAGATGAAGATTCCATCGTTTAATGGGAAATCTGATCCAGAGGCTTGTTTGGAgtgggagatgagagtggagTCGGTGTTTGACTGCCACAACTACAACGAttcgaaaaaaataaagttagcggtagttgagtttgtggattatgctATAATTTGGTGGGATCAACTGACTACATCTAGGAGGAGAAATCGTGAGAGGCCTATTGAaacatgggaggagatgaagcaaaTAATGAAGAAAAGGTTTGTTCCTAATTACTATTATCGTGATATGTTTAAGCGATTacagaatttgaagcaaggctCGAGAAGTGTAGAAGActactacaaggagttggagaTTACTATGATCCGGGctaacattgaggaggatagtGAGGCAACAGTGGCTCGATTTCTgtgtggtttgaatagagaTATTCACGACCAAGTTGAGCTACGACATTGTGTGGATCTTGAAGAGATGGTACAATTAGCTATGAAAGTGGAGCTACAGCTTAAAAGGAGAGGCATTGGTCGAGTGTCCTCGGGTGGAGGAACTACTACAccttggcgtccaaacgttggcaaacgagaggatgtcaagccggtgtccaaaccaaaagTTGACATTAAGCAAGAAACACCAAAGAaaggagtgcaaggtaaatTTGAAACTCCCAATAATCGTTCTAGGGATATtaaatgctttagatgtcaaggtcttagtcatattgctagtcagtgtcctaacaaaaaaataatgattgtgAATGATGGTGGTGAGGTTGAatcggagagtgaggaggagaattatgatgatatgcctgcgttggaggatcccgatgacGAGGGATATAAGGC comes from Henckelia pumila isolate YLH828 chromosome 4, ASM3356847v2, whole genome shotgun sequence and encodes:
- the LOC140864226 gene encoding nuclear cap-binding protein subunit 2; translated protein: MASLFKDPNKISAYRDRRFSGTQEEFEEVLLNSTTVYVGNMSFYTTEEQVYELFSRTGEIKKIIMGLDKNSKTPCGFCFVVYYSRDDTEDCVKYISGTILDDRPIRVDFDWGYQEGRQWGRGRSGGQVRDEYRTDYDPGRGGYGKLVQKELEAQRQLVDYGASFPAVMTPDFGGHSGNYYQGRPNRHGRDYPRKRYRDDDRGGSEFSKRRSDYVYRRIPEHVSRPEKNPRFRESGDSDDDEEDEDPKKAS
- the LOC140860174 gene encoding putative methylesterase 12, chloroplastic: MGNKLMCMPKKDSKNGGIGSRSKRGSLSKRKGATEEELLHRQALAMAIQQHQLSQRFENGSMSRRIGSTSSRRRTTNLSDPFSNAPANNKQLPEFLENLKTKKFVLVHGEGFGAWCWYKTIASLEESGLLPTALDLSGSGIDLTDTNKVATLAEYSKPLIDFLQKLSEDEKVILVGHSSGGACISYALEHLPEKISKAIYLCATMISNGQRPFDVFAEELGSAEIFSPESKSLIYGNGKDNPPTAFMFEKQQMHGLYFNQSPAKDVALAMVSMRPIPLIPMMEKLCVSEEKYGTGRRFYIQTLDDHALSPDVQEKLVRENPPEGVFKIKGSDHCPFFSKPQSLHKILLEIAQIP
- the LOC140861834 gene encoding uncharacterized protein, which produces MTTVGGEVKEKESERRLRVLCLHGFRTSGDIIKKQLNTKWSESVLHKMDLVFVNGPFPCRGSPRVEGIFDPPYYEWFAYNEDFTEYEDFDECLAYIEDCMVQYGPFDGLLGFSQGGILSAALPGLQANGVALTKVPEIKFVIVLGAGKFQKPSVVRVSYPAPAHCKSVHFIGATDFLNPYSVLLVKEFVDPVVIHHPKGHTFPRFDEQSLKTMLSFLDKLLEEVKGVEEQEMEANNTEG